One part of the Sciurus carolinensis chromosome 6, mSciCar1.2, whole genome shotgun sequence genome encodes these proteins:
- the Kcnip1 gene encoding Kv channel-interacting protein 1 isoform X5: protein MTMVCHRPEGLEQLEAQTNFTKRELQVLYRGFKNECPSGVVNEETFKQIYAQFFPHGDASTYAHYLFNAFDTTQTGSVKFEDFVTALSILLRGTVHEKLRWTFNLYDINKDGYINKEEMMDIVKAIYDMMGKYTYPVLKEDTPRQHVDVFFQKMDKNKDGIVTLDEFLESCQEDDNIMRSLQLFQNVM from the exons ATGACCATGGTGTGCCACCGGCCGGAAGGACTGGAGCAACTGGAGGCCCAGACCAACTTCACCAAGAGGGAGCTGCAAGTTCTCTACCGAGGCTTCAAAAAC GAGTGCCCCAGTGGTGTGGTCAACGAGGAAACGTTCAAGCAGATCTACGCTCAGTTTTTCCCTCATGGAG ATGCCAGTACCTACGCCCATTACCTCTTCAACGCCTTCGACACCACCCAGACAGGCTCCGTGAAGTTCGAG GACTTTGTAACTGCTCTGTCCATTTTACTGAGAGGAACTGTCCATGAGAAACTAAGGTGGACATTTAATTTGTATGACATCAATAAAGATGGATACATAAACAAAGAG GAGATGATGGACATTGTCAAAGCCATCTACGACATGATGGGGAAGTACACCTACCCTGTGCTCAAAGAGGACACGCCGAGGCAGCATGTGGACGTCTTCTTCCAG aaaatggacaaaaataaagATGGCATTGTGACTTTAGACGAGTTTCTTGAATCCTGTCAGGAG